The sequence GAGATCTTGCGTAAATGGATCGCGGACGGCGCCGCGGGACCGCCCTGATCCTGGCGAGCGCTCGAGGTCGGCGGGATCTGATCTGCCGACCTCGAGGGTGAAGCGCCAAGCTCGTCTCCGGCCGACATTGGGGGCTCCGGGAAGCCATCAGCGCCTTTCGCCCCGCACCCCGAGGCGTCAGAACATGCCTGGGGCGCTCCGCCTCCCTCCTGTCTAGCATTCCGCACCTCGATCTCCGCCGTGAGCGGCCGCGTCGCTTCTGCGGGCGCCGGCGCAGGGCACCGCGCTCGGTTCCGCGCCCACGGCAGGCCCCCGTGACCGAGGCGTTAACCAAGCTTCGCGCCGCGTTCTCCTACCTCCGAACGTGGCCGTTTACGTGGTCGTGGTCGTGGTCGTGGTCGTTAACGTGGTCGTGGTCGTGGTCGTTAACGTGGTCGTGGTCGTGGTCGTTAACGTGGTCGTGGTCGTGGTCGTGGTCGTCAACGATAGGCCGTGAACGGCCACGACCACGACCACGTAAACGTTCACGTTCACGTTCACGTTCACGTTCACGTTCAGGTTGGTGACCGATGGTGAGGTGAAGGGGGGGAGACCGACCCAGGCGAGTCCGTACTAGGGGCCCGGAGGCGGGTAAGTGTCTTCCTTCATCTCCTGGATCCAGCGCGAGACCACCTCCACTCCCGTCTCGTCGACCTTGTGCGTCCCGATCCGCGGCATCTGCCCTTCGAAGCCGCGGAGCACCTGGCGGGCGACAAGCAAGCTGCGCGACGGGTCTCCCGGCCGGATGTCGTACCAGTTGGCGGGGTCGGGGTTCGGGAGCCCCTCGTACTTCGCGTTTTCCGCGGGGCGCTTGTTGATGGCCGTCCGGGCGGCATCCGTGGCCATCACGCTGCCGAGCTCGCTCGCCTCGAGCCGCAGGTACAGGCCCGTCTTCTGGCCCGCCGACTCGGGCAGGTCGTTGTGACAGCTCACTCCGCAGTTGGCGTGAAGGTAACCGAGCGCCTGGCGCTCCACCTCGTTGCCCGGAATCGTGAGGGCCAGATTGCTCGCGTCCGCGATCACGCCGAGCTCGACCAGCGTCTCGGGCGAGAGCCCCTGGGCGCCGGAGCCGAGCATCAGCGCGTCCCAGCCGAGGACGTAATCGGCGCGTCCGACGTGGCACTCCTTGCACTGATCGCGGTTCGGCACCGTGTGGCCGGTGCCGTAGAGATCTTCCACACCGAAGTCGTTCTGCATCTGGATGGCCTGCTTCTCGTCCTCGGACCACACATAGCTCGTGTAGACCCAGCCGGCCGCCGTCTTGCGCAGGAGGCGAGTCTCCGCGAGGCGCAGCGCGCCGCCCGCGCCCGTCACGCTGAACTCCTTCCAGAACTGCGTCCCCTCGGGGTAGATGAACGCGTCCGGATTGCTGGTGTCCACGTGCTGCCCTTTCGGGATGGAAACGAAGCGCCGCTTCTTGGCGCCGTCGCTCCAGAGCTCCACGGCAGGCTTGTACTCGAGCACACCGCACGCGAGCTCGCGCTGATCGAAGTTCCCGTAGAGCCCCGTACAGCGCAGGTTCACCGGCAGAACGCCGTCGATGGGCGCAGCGCAGTCCACGTCGGTGGGCATCGCGAACTCCGCGCAGCTCGGGCCTCCACCGCCGCCTGCGCCGCCTGCGCCGCTCGCTTGCGCGCCCGATCCGCCGCTGCCGACCGTGGCGCCCGACCCCCCTTCGCCCTCGGGCTGCGCCTGCCCGCCGCCCGAGCTACATCCCGCCGCGAGCAGCAGCGCGCCGACGAGTGAACCGTTCCTCACGACATGAAAAAGCATGCGCGCAGTCTGCCACAGGAGAGGAGCGCTTGGGAGCGTGGAGTCACGCCTTCGCCATGCCGCATCGCGCATCGCCGCCCGCGCCGCGCGCTTCATCCGGTCAGCGGTCGTCTGCTGTCGGTGCTGTCGAAGGGATGTGAACGTCGATCAATCGACGATCGAGCGGGCTGCGCAGCGGCGGGTCCGACAGAGCCGATGAGGGCAGGGCGCCCCCTGAAAATGTGAACCTGTCGAATGGTCCACTCTTGCTGTACACCGCGCGTCCAGCGCTGGATCGTTCAGGGCCCGAACACCCGGCATCGTCTGTCCGCCGCGCTCTTGCGCCGCTCCGGCACCCATGCTCGCGGCCGCAGCGGGCGCGGTGCGGCCTCGGCAGCAGGCGCTGCTGACCGCGTGCTCGTGACGCAGCACCTGGCGCGCGAAATCCGGCCGAAGCGCGTGGAAATGCCTGGCACGGTGTGTGCGATCACGATGACCAACGACCAATGACCAACGACCAACGCCCACGACGACCGCGCGCGTCCGAGCCGCGACCCGGCACGGAGGGCGCGGCAGTGCGCCGCCTGGGCCGTCACCCCGCCGAGTGCGCCCGAGAACAACCTTTTCACGGAGCCGTCGCATGAGTGGTCTCAGTCTCGTCTTCGATACGCCCCAGCTCGCGCAGGACTACGAGGTGCGCAGCGCCGATCGGCAGTTCCGCCATGGAAAGCGGCTGATCGCCGAGCTCGGCGTCCGCCCCGGCGAGCACGTGCTCGACATCGGCAGCGGCACCGGGCTGCTCGCAGAGCATGTGGCGGGCCTCGTCGGGCCGACCGGCAAGGTGCTCGGGATCGACCCGCTGCCGCTGCGCGTGGAGATCGCCCAGCAGAAGGCGAAGGCGAACCTCTCCTTCCAGGTCGGCAACGCCTACGCGCTCGACGGCTTCCCCGCCGGCAGCTTCGATGTCGTGTACCTCAACGCCGTCTTCCACTGGCTCCCCGAGAAGACCGAGCCGCTGCGGCAGATCCACCGCCTGCTCAAGCCGGGGGGCCGGCTCGGGCTCACCACGGGCGCGAAGGATCACCCGAACCGCCTGCAGGCCATCAAGCGGGAGGTGCTCTCGCGGGAGCCCTACGCACGTTATCCGGAGTC is a genomic window of Sorangium aterium containing:
- a CDS encoding class I SAM-dependent methyltransferase — encoded protein: MSGLSLVFDTPQLAQDYEVRSADRQFRHGKRLIAELGVRPGEHVLDIGSGTGLLAEHVAGLVGPTGKVLGIDPLPLRVEIAQQKAKANLSFQVGNAYALDGFPAGSFDVVYLNAVFHWLPEKTEPLRQIHRLLKPGGRLGLTTGAKDHPNRLQAIKREVLSREPYARYPESRDGTPHWVTAVELAGLLGGAGFTVQKIEAQENVHHQPDGRSAIAFSQASSFGNFLGHLPESLRSQAIEDIQRELEAFRTPEGIRLEGKRLFAIAHKPASH